In a genomic window of Bemisia tabaci chromosome 1, PGI_BMITA_v3:
- the LOC109037163 gene encoding uncharacterized protein, with protein sequence MASKCLPSSYPVVVVLQNSSAIISPYSNSCTSKPLSGNFLPSSHLQAYVCDFCGKSYKMFSDR encoded by the exons ATGGCATCCAAAT GTCTCCCGTCTTCCTACCCCGTCGTCGTAGTCCTTCAGAATTCATCTGCCATTATTTCACCATACTCCAACAGTTGTACATCAAAACCGCTTTCTGGGAATTTCCTCCCGAGTTCACACCTGCAGGCTTATGTTTgcgatttttgtggaaagtccTACAAG